The following is a genomic window from Chloroflexota bacterium.
GCACCACGAGCAGCAGGCCGTCCACGCCCAGCGCTTCGGCCTCCTGCGAGAATGCCACACTTTCGCCAGTATTGTAGTTGCCGGTACCCGCGATCACGGGCGCGCGTCCGTCCGCCGCAGCCATGACGGTGCGGTAGCACTCCAACTTCTCCTCATGGGAGAGCGTGGGTGATTCCCCGGTAGTGCCGGTGACAAGCAGCGCGTCCGAACCGCCTTCGATGAGCTGCCCGGCAAGACGGCCGAGTTGGTCGTAGTTCACCGAACCATCGTCGGCAAAGGGCGTGACCATCGCCGTAATGAGTCTCCCAAGCTCTTTGCCTGCCATGTGTGCGCTCCTTCTCAAGGCTGATAGTCTTTTGGATTAGTTTACCTTACGCTAAGGGCATTGTCACACGTTTCTGCTGTCAATAGAAGCCTCAACGCTTGCGGTATTCTTCGTGCGCAGAGCATCGCGCACAGTGCCTCTGCTCCCTCTACACTCTCCCACTGCAAGCCTCTGCCAATCTATGCTGGACCGGTTGTGTTTGGGCGGGTAAAACGGGCTTCCTCTCGCTCCGGCCCTTATCCTGGAGAGAAAGGGAGCGGTTCAAGCGCCAACCCTGGTTGCGCATCAGACGGGAAGTCCGCGCATGCCCCCGCACCTCGCTGCGTAAGTGTCCACCGGGAGAAAGCCGAGCTGACTACGTACTTGAATCGGGGGTGGGAGAATCCCCGCAGTTCAGGCTTTTCTCGCCGCCTTCGCATGGCTGCACATTGGGCATCTGAAAACGAGGCGCTATCGTCACAGCTTCAATACCCCAGCCATGATCGAGCTACGCCATGGTATCCAGCGGGGACAGTACAACCCGCACCTCATTCCTCAAACCTGGCCATGCTCGGCCGAGGATTGCCCTCTAGACGCCAACACCGGCTTGTGCTGCCGCCAACGCCGCGTGGCAGGCTGCCACGTCCGTGTCCGCGTTATAGAAGTGCGGGGAAATGCGAACGCGCCCTTCTTTAGCCCACACGTGGACTCCGGCGGCGTGCAAGGCATCGCCAATCTGCTGGTAGCGCGGAGATTCGAACGAGACAATCCCGGCCCGCTGCGCTGGGTCCCGCGGTGTCAGCGGCGTAATCCCTAACCCAGCCAAGACATCGTGCACCTGACCCGAGAGATCGAGTACACGTTCAGTGATGTACGGCATCCCCACTTGGTTCAAGAAGCCCAGCGCCGCGTACAGCGTGTAGACCGCCGTATAATCGAGCAAGCCGGTCTCGAAACGCCGTGCGTCGTCGTGGAAGGTGTAGTCGAGGGTGTTGATAACGGAGGGAGGGTTCACCGTACCGCGCCAACCGGCATAGAAGGGCTGCAGCACATCGAGGCGGTCTTGGCGGCAGTAGAGAAATGCCAGCCCATGCGTTGCAAGCAGCCACTTGCGGGTGCAGGCGGCGATGAAGTCCACGGCGCCGACTTCCAACGGCACCGCCCCCACCGATTGGGAGGCATCCACCAGCAGCAGCGCGCCGTGGGCGTGGGCGCAGTCTGCCACTGCATCAAGGTCCGCCCGGTAGCCGGATCGATAACTA
Proteins encoded in this region:
- a CDS encoding aminotransferase class V-fold PLP-dependent enzyme, whose amino-acid sequence is MTDWRDEFPGLRGRTYLNTAAGSCMGRTVAGALHQYTDEKLQGAITPTEMQQVEADCRRRVAAFIGCSAGEIALLSSTTECVNAILIGLPWEAGDNLVVTDLEFPSSIIACLHLGRRFGVEVRLVRHTDGVVAPAAIAEHVDDRTRLVVISHVSYRSGYRADLDAVADCAHAHGALLLVDASQSVGAVPLEVGAVDFIAACTRKWLLATHGLAFLYCRQDRLDVLQPFYAGWRGTVNPPSVINTLDYTFHDDARRFETGLLDYTAVYTLYAALGFLNQVGMPYITERVLDLSGQVHDVLAGLGITPLTPRDPAQRAGIVSFESPRYQQIGDALHAAGVHVWAKEGRVRISPHFYNADTDVAACHAALAAAQAGVGV